The Pirellulales bacterium nucleotide sequence CCATCGGCGGCGAAGGCATTCGTTAGCGCGCCCAGCAACGTGTCGTCTTTGTTATCGCGCTTGTGGGTGATTAGGTAATGGTAAAACGTCGTGATGAATTTCCAATCCGGGATGTGCCGCATCCACACGCGCGGTTGGTAGATGAGTGCCTTCGGAAATTTGCCGGCCATTGTGGCCTGCTGTACGTCGCACTTCTGGAAGTAGCGAATCGCCCGGCCCAAGCTGCACCAGCCGATCCACCGGAAGTCGTCACAGATGTTGCGTAGCGCAGGGTCGGCCAAGTCGGCGACGCCGATGCAACTGACATGATAATCTTGCCGCCGCAACGCTTCGGCAACGAGTACCGGATAGCGTCCCCACGCGGCCAGCAGTCCAACTCGTTTGTTTCTGCTCATGCCGCTCGTTCCGATCCACTGGGGTCAATCGGCAGGCCGGCCGCCTTCTGCAGACCAGTAACCGCGCGACGCAGTTCTTTGAACTCGTGTCGCATTTCCGGCAATTTGGCCAACGCCGCCTGTTTCAGTTTCTGATCACGTTCGGGCGTGGCGGGGATGCCCATCATCGCGGCGCCGTCCGGCACATTGTTGACGATGCCGGCCATCGCGCTCAAGCGCGCGCCGCTGCCGATGTGAACGTGGTCGCGCAGGCCGGCCTGGCCGCCGATCACGACGTAATCGCCGGTGCTCGA carries:
- a CDS encoding UDP-3-O-(3-hydroxymyristoyl)glucosamine N-acyltransferase, with the protein product GDGTKIDNQVQIAHNCRIGQHNLICAQVGIAGSSSTGDYVVIGGQAGLRDHVHIGSGARLSAMAGIVNNVPDGAAMMGIPATPERDQKLKQAALAKLPEMRHEFKELRRAVTGLQKAAGLPIDPSGSERAA